A genomic stretch from Malus domestica chromosome 15, GDT2T_hap1 includes:
- the LOC103401617 gene encoding ATP-dependent RNA helicase DEAH11, chloroplastic-like produces MRSSYPRTTSRQPQPSGIPRRLPPRRPSYPPNNFYRQTPPPSRTSFIVELLADHRSLRKHEIDAVIANCKARPERVEVSPASRIVASLFYTQWVDALEALVYFWESRLDRFHDLTPKLNRIVSVASDLDELRDRLKALFSGRIKKLMDGEAVKKWEAKRVWLCNDNERVSKLLRRHNHLWSFSELNETLKRNRSEIQLVESRIREFKSAMNCLLDYLEGKRAEESGEEGVKVFKFSSEVYDWSQIHSLMVRECRRLEEGLPIYAYRQQILQQILTQQVTVLIGETGSGKSTQLVQFLVDSGTAAEQSIVCTQPRKIAAMSLSQRVREESNGCYRGKSVSCNSTFLSGQQLVSKVTFMTDHYLLQHYMNDTKMSGISCIIVDEAHERSLNTDLLLALLKDLLGRRSSLRLIIMSATADAKVLSEYFYHCGIFYVLGRSFRVDVRYVPSFTEGTSSDASYVSDVMRVATDVHRKQKEGTILAFLTSQLEVEWCCDKFIASGAIALPLHGKLSYEDQFNVFQNYPGKRKIIFATNLAETSLTIPGVKYVIDSGMAKESKFEPGSGMNVLRVCMISQSSANQRSGRAGRTEPGVCYRLYSEYDFEAMPPCQEPEIRRVHLGVAVLRILALGVKNLQDFKFIDAPSSEAIDLAIRNLVQLGAVKQKNGVFELTQEGRCLVKLGVEPRLGKLILGCCDLNLRMEGLVLAAVMANSRSIFCRVGNDEEKLRSDCIKVKFCHRDGDLFTLLSVYKEWDSLSRDKRNVWCWENSINAKTMRRCQDTVMELESCLKHELHMIISGTWRWDPRESNDCDKHLKKVILSSLADNVAMFSGYDQLGYEVALTGQHVKLHPSCSLLVFGEKPSWVVFGEILSVSNQYLVCVTSFDFNSLSALFPPPSLDVSKMESRKLQLKALTGFGITVLKRFCGKANSYLLHLVSRIRTICEDELINIKVDYYQNEIMLFATSNNMDRVESFVNNALECEQKWMRNECLEKCLYHSSGILPPVALFGAGAEIKHLELQKRCLTFNVIHSKLDSEDDKELLSELEKSISGGICAIHKFPSTGQENVDKGKWVRVTFQTPEAAQKAAELNESEFSGSILKVIPSQVDHKMFSFPAVRAKVYWPRRLSKGFAIVKCYMNDIYPIIDDFSNLEVGGKKIRCEISKKRDMDAVVIYGLSKDLSEAEILDVLRTATRRQILDFFLLRGDAVGNPPCSFCEEALLKEISPFMPKRYSHNSCSVQVFEPEPKSVFMRALITFDGRLHLEAARALEELEGKVLTGFLPWQKMKCQQLFHSSLSCPAPVYFVIKKQLDTLLSSFIHLNGVECGLDRNANGSYRLKISANATKVVAELRRRVEELVKGRTIDHASLTPAVLQLLFSRDGISLIHALQRETGTYILFDRRSLSVQVFGSSDQVGVVEKKLVDSLLTLHENKLLEIRLQGHTLPPELMKEVVNRFGPDLRGLKEKIPGADLSLNVRHQVISIHGSKDVKQKVEESIYEIVQKSGSSTQRFKSDVDCPICMCEIEDEYRLEDCGHLFCRSCLVEQCESAIKNQDSFPMFCAHEGCRSLILFIDLKSLLSNEKLEELFRASLGAFVASSAGIYRFCPSPDCSSVYQVAAPGTDGEPFVCGACYAETCTRCHLEHHPYLSCEQYREFKEDPDSSLKQWCKGKEHVKSCPVCRYTIEKIDGCNHIECRCGKHICWVCLEYYATSDECYTHLRTIHLAII; encoded by the exons ATGAGATCATCATACCCGCGCACTACTTCCCGGCAACCTCAGCCGTCGGGAATTCCCCGCCGTTTGCCTCCCCGGCGACCCAGTTACCCGCCCAACAACTTCTACCGCCAAACCCCTCCTCCCTCCCGCACAAGTTTCATCGTCGAGCTACTCGCCGATCACCGGAGTCTCCGAAAGCATGAAATCGACGCCGTGATCGCTAACTGCAAGGCCAGGCCCGAACGCGTTGAGGTTTCTCCAGCCAGTCGCATCGTGGCCTCCTTGTTCTACACGCAATGGGTCGATGCGCTAGAAGCCCTCGTTTATTTTTGGGAGTCCCGACTGGACCGGTTTCATGATCTCACTCCCAAGTTGAACCGAATCGTCTCTGTTGCCTCCGATCTCGACGAGCTCCGGGACCGGCTGAAAGCCCTGTTCTCCGGCCGGATTAAGAAATTGATGGACGGAGAGGCGGTGAAGAAGTGGGAGGCGAAGCGAGTTTGGCTGTGCAACGACAACGAACGAGTTTCCAAGTTGCTCCGGCGGCATAACCATCTGTGGAGTTTCAGTGAGTTGAATGAGACACTAAAGAGGAACAGGAGCGAAATTCAATTGGTTGAGAGCAGGATTAGGGAGTTTAAGTCCGCCATGAATTGCTTGCTTGATTATCTTGAGGGGAAAAGGGCGGAGGAATCGGGTGAAGAAGGGGTGAAAGTGTTCAAATTTTCGAGTGAAGTTTATGATTGGAGTCAAATTCACAGCTTAATGGTTCGGGAATGCCGCAGGCTCGAAGAAGGGTTGCCCATATACGCTTATCGGCAGCAAATTCTGCAGCAAATTCTTACCCAGCAG GTCACGGTATTGATTGGAGAGACTGGCTCAGGGAAAAGTACACAGCTGGTGCAGTTTCTTGTCGATTCTGGAACTGCTGCCGAGCAGTCCATTGTATGCACTCAGCCTCGAAAGATTGCTGCCATGTCGTTGTCGCAGAGAGTTAGAGAAGAAAGTAATGGGTGTTACAGAGGAAAATCAGTATCTTGTAATTCAACATTTTTGTCAGGGCAGCAGTTGGTTTCTAAGGTGACATTTATGACAGATCACTATTTACTGCAGCATTACATGAATGATACTAAGATGTCTGGTATTTCTTGCATAATAGTCGATGAGGCTCACGAAAGGAGCCTGAATACTGATCTCCTGTTGGCATTGTTAAAAGATTTACTTGGTCGACGGTCTAGTTTACGACTTATTATAATGTCTGCAACGGCTGATGCCAAAGTGCTTTCCGAATATTTTTATCATTGTGGAATCTTTTATGTATTGGGGAGGAGTTTTCGCGTTGATGTTAGATATGTACCATCTTTCACTGAAGGAACTTCTAGTGATGCTTCCTATGTTTCTGATGTGATGAGGGTAGCAACAGATGTACACAGAAAACAGAAAGAGGGGACGATTCTTGCCTTTTTGACTTCCCAGTTGGAAGTAGAATGGTGTTGTGATAAGTTTATAGCATCAGGTGCAATTGCATTGCCCTTGCATGGAAAACTCTCTTATGAAGATCAATTTAATGTTTTCCAAAACTACCCTGGAAAGAGGAAAATCATATTCGCCACTAATCTGGCTGAGACATCTCTGACAATTCCTGGGGTAAAGTATGTGATTGATTCTGGTATGGCAAAAGAAAGCAAATTTGAACCGGGAAGTGGCATGAATGTTCTCAGAGTTTGTATGATCAGCCAGAGTTCTGCTAATCAAAGAAGTGGCCGTGCTGGAAGAACTGAACCAGGAGTATGTTATAGACTATACTCAGAATATGACTTTGAGGCTATGCCTCCTTGTCAGGAACCTGAGATTCGCAGAGTTCATCTTGGTGTTGCAGTTCTGAGGATTCTGGCTTTAGGCGTCAAGAATTTACAAGACTTTAAATTTATTGATGCACCTTCTTCTGAAGCTATTGACTTGGCTATCAGGAACCTTGTTCAGTTGGGAGCTGTTAAGCAAAAGAATGGTGTTTTTGAGTTAACCCAGGAAGGTCGGTGCTTGGTTAAATTGGGTGTTGAGCCTCGGCTTGGTAAATTAATTCTTGGTTGTTGTGACCTTAACTTGCGTATGGAGGGTCTTGTTCTTGCAGCTGTAATGGCAAATTCCCGCAGCATATTTtgtagagttggtaatgatgaAGAAAAGCTTAGATCAGACTGCATCAAGGTGAAATTTTGCCATCGTGATGGTGACCTCTTTACCCTTCTCTCTGTGTACAAGGAATGGGATTCTTTGTCTCGAGACAAGAGAAATGTGTGGTGCTGGGAAAACAGCATCAATGCCAAAACAATGAGGAGATGCCAAGACACGGTGATGGAATTGGAGTCTTGCCTTAAACATGAACTCCACATGATAATTTCTGGTACCTGGCGTTGGGATCCACGTGAATCAAATGATTGtgacaaacatttgaaaaaggTTATACTTTCTTCCCTTGCAGATAATGTTGCTATGTTCTCAGGTTATGATCAACTTGGTTATGAAGTGGCATTAACTGGGCAGCATGTTAAGCTGCATCCTTCGTGTTCATTGCTAGTATTTGGGGAGAAACCTAGTTGGGTAGTGTTTGGTGAAATCCTGTCGGTTTCTAATCAGTATCTGGTGTGTGTCacttcctttgatttcaactcTTTGTCTGCGCTTTTTCCTCCTCCTTCATTGGATGTATCTAAGATGGAAAGTCGAAAGCTTCAGCTGAAAGCGTTGACTGGTTTTGGCATTACTGTTCTTAAAAGATTTTGTGGGAAGGCAAACAGTTATCTGCTTCATCTCGTGTCCCGTATTAGGACAATTTGCGAGGATGAACTTATCAACATTAAAGTCGATTACTATCAGAATGAGATCATGTTGTTTGCCACCTCAAACAACATGGATAGGGTTGAAAGCTTTGTAAATAATGCCTTGGAGTGTGAACAAAAATGGATGCGTAATGAATGCTTGGAGAAATGCTTATATCACAGTTCTGGCATCTTGCCTCCTGTAGCATTGTTTGGAGCCGGTGCAGAGATCAAACATCTGGAGCTTCAAAAAAGGTGTTTGACATTTAATGTAATTCATTCAAAACTGGATTCTGAAGATGATAAGGAGTTACTTAGTGAGCTTGAGAAGTCTATCTCTGGTGGTATATGTGCTATTCACAAGTTCCCCAGCACTGGGCAGGAAAATGTTGACAAAGGAAAATGGGTGAGGGTAACATTTCAAACTCCTGAAGCGGCTCAAAAAGCAGCTGAGCTAAACGAATCTGAGTTTAGCGGCTCCATACTGAAGGTTATTCCTTCGCAGGTAGATCATAAAATGTTTTCATTCCCCGCTGTTAGAGCTAAGGTTTATTGGCCTCGCAGGCTAAGCAAGGGGTTTGCAATCGTCAAATGCTACATGAATGACATCTATCCCATAATTGATGACTTTTCTAACCTTGAAGTTGGTGGAAAAAAAATTCGCTGTGAGATTAGCAAAAAAAGGGACATGGATGCTGTCGTGATATATGGACTAAGCAAAGATCTGTCTGAGGCTGAAATTTTGGATGTGTTGAGGACTGCTACAAGAAGGCAAATCCTTGATTTTTTTCTGCTGAGAGGAGATGCTGTAGGAAATCCGCCATGTAGTTTTTGTGAAGAAGCACTCTTAAAAGAAATATCACCTTTTATGCCTAAGAGGTATTCCCACAATAGCTGCAGTGTTCAGGTTTTCGAGCCTGAACCAAAGAGTGTTTTCATGAGAGCTTTGATTACATTTGATGGAAGATTACACTTGGAAGCGGCAAGAGCTTTAGAAGAATTAGAAGGGAAAGTACTGACAGGGTTCCTTCCATGGCAAAAGATGAAATGCCAGCAGTTGTTTCATAGCTCTCTATCCTGCCCCGCCCCTGTCTATTTTGTGATCAAGAAGCAGCTGGATACTTTACTCTCAAGTTTTATACATCTAAATG GTGTAGAATGCGGCTTAGATAGGAATGCTAATGGTTCCTACCGACTGAAGATATCTGCCAATGCTACAAAAGTTGTTGCAGAACTGAGAAGACGTGTGGAAGAGCTTGTTAAAGGAAGGACTATAGACCACGCCAGCCTTACTCCAGCTGTTTTACAGCTTCTTTTCTCTAGAGATGGCATCAGTCTAATCCATGCACTCCAGCGAGAGACAGGAACCTATATTCTTTTTGACAGACGTAGCCTCAGTGTACAGGTCTTTGGTTCTTCAGACCAAGTTGGTGTGGTCGAGAAGAAATTGGTCGATTCCCTTTTAACCCTCCATGAAAATAAGCTGCTTGAGATCCGACTTCAAGGCCATACCTTACCTCCCGAGTTGATGAAAGAGGTTGTTAACAGGTTTGGGCCAGACTTACGGGGGCTCAAAGAGAAGATCCCAGGGGCTGATTTAAGTCTAAATGTTCGCCATCAAGTAATTTCCATCCATGGAAGCAAGGATGTGAAGCAGAAAGTAGAAGAGAGTATTTATGAGATTGTACAGAAGTCGGGTAGTTCAACTCAGAGGTTTAAGAGTGACGTTGATTGCCCCATATGTATGTGTGAGATTGAAGATGAATACCGGCTTGAGGACTGTGGGCATTTATTTTGCCGCTCGTGTTTGGTGGAGCAGTGCGAGTCGGCAATTAAGAACCAAGATAGTTTCCCAATGTTTTGTGCACACGAGGGTTGCAGGTCTCTTATTTTGTTCATTGATCTGAAATCTCTATTATCAAATGAGAAGCTGGAGGAGCTATTTAGGGCTTCACTGGGGGCGTTTGTTGCATCAAGTGCAGGTATCTACAGGTTTTGCCCGTCTCCTGACTGCTCTTCTGTGTATCAAGTAGCTGCTCCTGGGACAGACGGTGAACCATTTGTTTGTGGTGCATGTTATGCCGAGACATGTACCAGGTGCCATTTAGAACATCATCCATACCTCTCATGTGAGCAGTACCGGGAGTTCAAGGAAGACCCGGATTCATCGTTGAAGCAGTGGTGCAAAGGAAAAGAACATGTGAAGAGCTGCCCGGTATGCAGGTATACAATTGAGAAGATAGACGGGTGCAACCATATAGAATGTAGGTGTGGGAAGCACATTTGCTGGGTCTGTTTGGAGTATTATGCAACGAGCGATGAATGCTATACCCATTTGAGGACTATTCACCTGGCCATCATTTGA
- the LOC103401633 gene encoding uncharacterized protein, with product MAGRISNNTKLNSKAVDGNEMFLGLTAVSHRTAGLDRIQNCDLPPPAKLFTGSDQTVVSSMKRICSVNSDRDADHRDDQFDMDGNRIDGENEKLDLLKALRLSQTRAREAEKKAERLGKEKDSLANALLAEAKELFAYRQWVMLLELQVSKLQSHWAEQESDQPSCGCGRSKGGDGGDGITWVVALALCFGIAGVGLAFGCRYLY from the coding sequence ATGGCTGGGCGGATATCTAATAACACAAAGTTGAATTCTAAAGCAGTTGATGGGAATGAAATGTTTCTGGGTCTAACTGCTGTTTCTCACAGGACTGCTGGCTTAGACCGCATACAGAACTGCGATCTTCCTCCGCCGGCAAAACTATTTACGGGTTCGGATCAAACTGTTGTGTCATCCATGAAAAGGATTTGCAGCGTGAACTCGGATCGAGACGCTGATCACAGGGACGATCAGTTTGACATGGATGGAAACCGAATTGACGGAGAGAATGAGAAGCTGGATCTTCTGAAGGCGCTGAGGCTGTCGCAAACGAGAGCGAGGGAGGCGGAGAAGAAGGCTGAGAGGTTGGGGAAGGAGAAAGACTCTCTCGCTAATGCGTTGCTTGCGGAGGCTAAAGAGTTGTTTGCTTACAGGCAATGGGTGATGTTGCTTGAGCTTCAAGTTTCAAAGTTGCAGTCGCATTGGGCGGAGCAAGAGAGTGATCAGCCGAGTTGTGGTTGTGGCAGATCAAAAGGAGGTGACGGTGGGGATGGCATCACTTGGGTTGTAGCTTTGGCACTTTGTTTTGGCATCGCCGGCGTAGGCTTGGCATTCGGTTGCAGATACTTGTACTGA
- the LOC139192181 gene encoding bifunctional riboflavin biosynthesis protein RIBA 1, chloroplastic-like: MASVNPYCSSMALSPSPGHTSLYPGASLVANGRLSGFVTPSVSWKLCFRSKGSIKARALLGEDDLLSYSNGNPTGIEIQPDTLGFGTLSAETTPRFSGFSTENDEYDLDHPVQGFSSIPEAIEDIRQGKMVIVVDDEDRENEGDLIMAASLATPEAMAFIVKHGTGIVCVSMKGEDLERLQLPLMVTQNEEKLCTAFTVSVDAKHGVTTGVSARDRAATVLALASRDSKPEDFNRPGHIFPLKYREGGVLKRAGHTEASVDLAMLAGLDPVAVLCEIVDDDGSMARLPKLREFARAENLKIISIADLIRYRRKRDKLVERAGVARIPTMWGPFEAYCYKSLLDGIEHIAMVKGDIADGQEILVRVHSECLTGDIFGSARCDCGKQLALAMKQIEAAGRGVLVYLRGHEGRGIGLGHKLRAYKLQDAGRDTVEANEELGLPVDSREYGIGAQILRDLGVRTMKLMTNNPAKYIGLKGYGLAIAGRVPLLAPITMENRKYLETKRAKMGHIYGSKSNGHVNGTIDESSSKIDNQSNDVSET, from the exons ATGGCTTCCGTCAACCCCTATTGCTCCTCAATGGCTCTTTCCCCTTCTCC AGGGCACACTAGTCTATATCCTGGGGCTTCGCTTGTAGCAAATGGGCGATTATCCGGTTTTGTCACACCGAGTGTGTCTTGGAAATTGTGCTTTCGTTCCAAGGGATCAATTAAGGCAAGAGCTTTGCTGGGAGAAGATGATCTCCTGTCTTACTCTAATGGCAACCCAACTGGGATTGAAATACAACCTGACACATTAGGTTTTGGAACACTTTCAGCAGAAACAACCCCGAGGTTTAGTGGGTTCTCTAccgaaaatgatgaatatgatcTAGATCACCCTGTACAAGGATTTTCTTCCATTCCGGAGGCCATTGAAGATATACGTCAAGGCAAG ATGGTTATCGTTGTAGATGATGAAGAtagagaaaatgagggagaTCTTATAATGGCGGCTTCCTTGGCAACTCCAGAAGCTATGGCATTTATTGTGAAGCACGGAACTGGGATTGTTTGTGTGAGCATGAAAGGAGAAGACTTGGAGAGGTTGCAACTTCCACTTATGGTGACACAGAATGAAGAAAAACTTTGTACGGCATTCACTGTCTCAGTG GATGCAAAACATGGTGTAACAACTGGTGTTTCGGCTCGTGATAGAGCTGCAACAGTCTTGGCTCTTGCATCAAGGGATTCAAAACCTGAAGATTTCAACCGCCCGGGACATATCTTTCCCCTAAAGTACAGAGAGGGAGGAGTTCTAAAGAGAGCCGGTCACACTGAAGCTTCAGTTGATCTTGCTATGTTGGCTGGGCTTGATCCAGTAGCAGTTTTATGTGAAATTGTGGATGATGACGGTTCTATGGCTAGGTTACCAAAGCTTCGTGAATTTGCAAGGGcagaaaacttgaaaattatttcCATTGCTGATTTGATAAG ATATAGGAGGAAACGAGATAAGTTGGTAGAGAGGGCTGGAGTTGCAAGAATACCCACAATGTGGGGGCCATTTGAAGCCTACTGTTATAAATCATTGCTCGATGGGATTGAGCACATTGCTATGGTTAAA GGTGACATTGCTGATGGGCAAGAAATACTTGTAAGGGTACATTCTGAGTGCCTCACTGGTGACATATTTGGGTCAGCCAGATGTGACTGTGGAAAACAGCTGGCACTTGCAATGAAGCAAATTGAAGCAGCTGGTAGGGGTGTTTTGGTGTATCTTCGTGGACATGAAGGTAGAGGAATTGGTTTGGGTCACAAGCTCCGAGCTTATAAACTGCAGGATGCTGGGCGTGACACTGTTGAAGCTAATGAGGAGCTGGGATTACCTGTTGATTCTCGCGAGTATGGCATAGGTGCACAG ATACTACGAGATCTAGGTGTTCGAACGATGAAGCTGATGACTAACAATCCTGCAAAATATATTGGCCTCAAGGGTTATGGTTTGGCCATTGCTGGCAGAGTCCCATTGTTGGCACCGATAACTATGGAGAATCGGAAATACCTGGAGACCAAACGGGCAAAAATGGGGCACATCTATGGTTCAAAATCCAATGGTCATGTAAATGGCACAATCGATGAAAGTAGTTCGAAAATTGACAACCAATCTAATGATGTGTCCGAGACATGA